A single region of the Plantactinospora soyae genome encodes:
- a CDS encoding acetyl-CoA C-acetyltransferase → METVRRVAVVGGNRIPFARSNGRYAKASNQDMLTAALDGLIARFGLAGERLGEVAAGAVLKHSRDFNLTREVVLGSRLDPRTPAYDLQQACGTGLEAAILVANKIALGQIDVGIAGGVDTTSDAPLAVNEDMRRTLLEINAARSLGGRLRAATRLRPAQPFRPEVPRNAEPRTGLSMGDHAAVTARRWNVARQDQDELAVRSHQRLAAAYERGFFDDLVTPYLGLTRDQNLRPDTSVEKLGALRPVFGTRGPDADRASMTAGNSSPLTDGASTVLLASPEWAKAHNLPVLAWFGPSETAAVDFVHGDEGLLMAPAYAVPRLLARAKLSLADFDYYEIHEAFASQVLATLAAWESPEFCKDKLGLDAPLGPIDPAKLNVNGSSLAAGHPFAATGGRIVATLAKLLAQRGSGRGLISICAAGGQGVVAILER, encoded by the coding sequence ATGGAAACCGTACGTCGTGTCGCGGTCGTCGGAGGCAACCGGATTCCGTTCGCCCGCTCGAACGGCCGGTACGCCAAGGCGTCCAACCAGGACATGCTGACCGCCGCCCTGGACGGGCTGATCGCCCGGTTCGGGTTGGCCGGCGAGCGGCTCGGTGAGGTGGCCGCCGGAGCGGTGCTGAAGCACTCGCGGGACTTCAACCTGACCCGCGAGGTCGTACTCGGCTCCCGCCTCGACCCGCGCACCCCGGCGTACGACCTCCAGCAGGCCTGCGGCACCGGCCTGGAGGCGGCGATCCTGGTCGCCAACAAGATCGCCCTCGGGCAGATCGACGTCGGCATCGCCGGAGGCGTGGACACCACCTCGGACGCGCCGCTGGCGGTCAACGAGGACATGCGGCGCACCCTGCTGGAGATCAACGCCGCTCGGAGCCTCGGCGGGCGCCTGCGGGCCGCCACCCGACTGCGCCCGGCCCAGCCGTTCCGGCCGGAGGTCCCGCGTAACGCCGAGCCGCGTACCGGGCTGTCGATGGGGGACCATGCCGCCGTCACCGCCCGGCGCTGGAACGTCGCTCGCCAGGACCAGGACGAACTGGCGGTACGGTCGCACCAGCGGCTCGCCGCCGCGTACGAGCGCGGGTTCTTCGACGACCTTGTCACGCCGTACCTGGGGCTGACCCGGGACCAGAACCTCCGCCCGGACACCAGCGTGGAGAAACTCGGCGCGCTCCGGCCGGTCTTCGGCACCCGGGGCCCGGACGCCGACCGGGCGAGCATGACGGCCGGAAACTCCTCGCCGCTGACCGACGGCGCGTCGACGGTGCTGCTCGCCTCACCGGAGTGGGCGAAGGCGCACAACCTGCCGGTGCTGGCCTGGTTCGGCCCGTCCGAGACCGCCGCCGTCGACTTCGTGCACGGCGACGAGGGGCTGCTGATGGCTCCCGCGTACGCCGTACCCCGGCTGCTCGCCAGGGCGAAGCTGAGCCTGGCGGACTTCGACTACTACGAGATCCACGAGGCGTTCGCCTCGCAGGTGCTGGCGACCCTCGCCGCGTGGGAGTCACCGGAGTTCTGCAAGGACAAGCTCGGCCTGGACGCCCCGCTGGGTCCGATCGACCCGGCCAAGCTGAACGTCAACGGCTCGTCCCTGGCCGCCGGGCACCCGTTCGCGGCGACCGGTGGCCGGATCGTCGCCACCCTGGCCAAGCTGCTCGCCCAGCGGGGCTCGGGACGCGGCCTGATCTCGATCTGCGCGGCCGGCGGCCAGGGCGTGGTGGCGATCCTGGAACGCTGA
- a CDS encoding ArsR/SmtB family transcription factor, with protein MSLGVDGPDPQPDADEAPDQRARLRGLAHPVRMRILSLLTATAMTAAEIARELDLTHANASYHLRHLLAAGLIEAAGEERIRGGVAKRYRYDPARNPSRPPAAAGSEPTPEHRLVYAALAAELRRRSAELQPGPGNFLTDAEFWVDPETWDEIRNAVAEASARLHRAARPAHTPGTQRVSATVALFRMEDTDAVR; from the coding sequence ATGTCCTTGGGAGTTGATGGTCCGGACCCGCAGCCGGACGCCGACGAAGCGCCGGACCAGCGGGCGCGGCTGCGGGGCCTGGCCCATCCCGTCCGGATGCGGATCCTGTCGCTGCTGACCGCGACGGCGATGACCGCCGCCGAGATCGCCCGCGAACTCGACCTCACCCACGCCAACGCCAGCTACCACCTGCGGCACCTGCTGGCAGCCGGTCTGATCGAGGCGGCCGGCGAGGAGCGGATCCGGGGCGGGGTCGCCAAGCGCTACCGGTACGACCCGGCGCGCAATCCGAGCCGACCCCCGGCAGCGGCGGGAAGCGAGCCGACCCCGGAACACCGGCTGGTCTACGCCGCACTCGCCGCCGAACTGCGACGCCGCTCCGCCGAGCTACAGCCCGGCCCCGGCAACTTTCTCACCGATGCCGAGTTCTGGGTCGACCCCGAAACCTGGGACGAGATCCGGAACGCGGTCGCCGAGGCGTCGGCCCGGCTGCACCGGGCCGCCCGTCCGGCGCACACCCCCGGCACCCAGCGGGTGAGCGCGACCGTCGCCCTGTTCCGGATGGAGGACACCGATGCGGTCCGGTGA
- a CDS encoding MFS transporter — protein sequence MRSGDSALAPLRHQPFRYLALGRAATMLGNSIAPIALAFAVLDLTGSVRDLGLVVGARSLTNVLFLLFGGVLADRLPRNAVMVVSCTLAAVTQGAVAALVLTGTATIPTLIALSAVNGVVTAFAWPAAAALVPQTVPAELLQSANALNRLGVNAAMIGGASLGGILVAGVGPGWGLLADAATFALAGLAFARVRVPSVANRGTTRPNPFRELREGWTEFVSRSWVWVVVLGFLLINFAYASSVNVLGPAVADETIGRRAWGLVLAAQTVGMVVGALVALRIRVRRLLLLGVLCMFADALLLVGLAWSPGFALLLLTGFIAGAAVEQFSIAWETSMQQNIPADRLARVYSYDALGSFLAIPLGQMAIGPVAVALGTGPTLLVAAGVVLLAVLGMLLNPGVRQLTAHRPAPEDAPTPDVPETGGLVAPGAVGPVEPSSLAGKP from the coding sequence ATGCGGTCCGGTGACAGCGCCCTCGCGCCGCTGCGGCACCAACCCTTCCGCTACCTGGCACTCGGTCGGGCCGCCACCATGCTCGGCAACTCGATCGCGCCGATCGCGCTCGCGTTCGCCGTACTCGATCTCACCGGGTCGGTGCGCGACCTCGGCCTCGTGGTCGGCGCGCGGTCGCTGACCAACGTGCTGTTCCTGCTCTTCGGCGGCGTGCTGGCCGACCGGCTGCCCCGCAACGCCGTGATGGTGGTCTCCTGCACGCTCGCGGCGGTCACCCAGGGCGCGGTCGCGGCCCTGGTGCTCACCGGCACCGCGACGATCCCGACGCTGATCGCGCTCAGCGCCGTCAACGGCGTGGTGACCGCCTTCGCCTGGCCGGCCGCCGCCGCGCTGGTGCCGCAGACCGTGCCGGCCGAACTGCTGCAATCGGCCAACGCCCTCAACCGGCTCGGCGTAAACGCGGCCATGATCGGCGGTGCCTCGCTCGGCGGCATCCTGGTGGCCGGCGTGGGACCGGGCTGGGGTCTGCTGGCGGACGCCGCGACCTTCGCATTGGCCGGGCTGGCCTTCGCCCGGGTACGGGTCCCTTCGGTCGCCAACCGCGGCACCACCCGGCCCAACCCGTTCCGGGAACTGCGCGAGGGCTGGACCGAGTTCGTCTCCCGCTCCTGGGTCTGGGTGGTGGTCCTCGGCTTCCTCCTGATCAACTTCGCGTACGCCAGCTCGGTCAACGTCCTCGGCCCGGCCGTCGCGGACGAGACGATCGGACGCCGGGCCTGGGGTCTGGTGCTCGCCGCCCAGACCGTCGGGATGGTGGTCGGGGCGCTGGTGGCGCTGCGCATCCGGGTACGCCGACTGCTCCTGCTCGGTGTGCTCTGCATGTTCGCCGACGCACTGCTGCTGGTCGGGCTGGCCTGGTCCCCCGGATTCGCCCTCCTGCTGCTCACCGGGTTCATCGCCGGGGCGGCGGTGGAGCAGTTCTCGATCGCCTGGGAGACCTCGATGCAGCAGAACATCCCGGCCGACAGGCTCGCCCGGGTCTACTCCTACGACGCGCTCGGCTCGTTCCTGGCCATCCCGCTCGGTCAGATGGCCATCGGGCCGGTGGCGGTGGCCCTCGGAACCGGACCGACCCTGCTGGTCGCCGCCGGGGTGGTGCTGCTGGCGGTGCTCGGCATGCTGCTCAACCCCGGCGTACGCCAACTGACGGCGCACCGGCCTGCGCCCGAGGATGCGCCGACGCCGGATGTTCCGGAGACCGGTGGGTTGGTCGCGCCGGGTGCCGTCGGGCCGGTCGAACCATCCAGCCTGGCCGGAAAGCCCTGA
- a CDS encoding sugar ABC transporter permease, translating into MSQPAPPVEAAPPLPAPPLPEPPGPSAAPARPAFRSIGRTLLGFALMVPALTALTWAYLVPTVSTVMASFQHGGVFGPSEPAGVDNYRFAFEDGVVGQFGFALWLGVLPLAFAVLAAPLLAVLADRTGRVARLVTRAVLVLPIAGYAPSAVFLGWAFERFAPGTLEDGARLELTRMLAATSFGLVVAVAATAYLSALRRSTPEHRPGPAMLTVGGLLALGVLATALQIFAGPSLITGGGPWGTTMTPLMGAMSTFSIDDLGSAAATSTLLLLVLGLLGLGAAWLLLATRARIEFEGRRDGRVQPAETAPMATGWTRYRNPGLLVVALVVFLGIVGWAVAPWLTKVFPGDGVPADLDTTRLFTHTWLPPLIGALVSVGLAAVAGFGIGALRPLGRWSELLLLPFAPWLFVGLGPVLLDHSLRVTMVFGFHRGLLEVIPLAPLSIPALFAFTLLFRGQHARWHGGGMGRALLVPALPMLLLAVLLTTLLGAQQTGWIEANTGVPQDSAALLAEHAAREDGELDTGLLGLVLPLPIFLVFLVAFVGIQLGYLDRLAIRVGRPTPELTPLPALPLSADPDVPDPVDSADLPALPDPVPAAERKASVVPPG; encoded by the coding sequence ATGAGTCAGCCAGCACCGCCGGTGGAAGCCGCCCCGCCCCTGCCCGCTCCACCCCTGCCCGAACCGCCCGGCCCGTCGGCGGCACCGGCGCGGCCGGCGTTTCGCTCGATCGGACGTACGCTGCTCGGGTTCGCCCTGATGGTGCCGGCGCTGACCGCGCTGACCTGGGCGTACCTCGTGCCGACGGTGTCCACCGTGATGGCGAGCTTCCAGCACGGTGGAGTGTTCGGCCCGTCGGAGCCGGCCGGTGTCGACAACTACCGGTTCGCCTTCGAGGACGGGGTGGTGGGGCAGTTCGGCTTCGCGCTCTGGCTCGGCGTACTGCCGCTGGCCTTCGCGGTGCTGGCCGCGCCGCTGCTCGCCGTGCTCGCCGACCGGACCGGACGGGTGGCCCGGCTGGTGACCCGGGCCGTGCTGGTACTGCCGATCGCCGGGTACGCCCCGTCCGCGGTCTTCCTCGGCTGGGCATTCGAGCGGTTCGCACCGGGCACCCTGGAGGATGGTGCCCGCCTCGAACTGACCCGGATGCTCGCCGCCACCTCGTTCGGGTTGGTCGTCGCGGTCGCCGCCACGGCGTACCTGAGTGCGCTGCGGCGTTCGACGCCCGAGCATCGCCCCGGCCCGGCCATGCTGACCGTCGGCGGCCTGCTCGCCCTGGGCGTACTGGCCACGGCGTTGCAGATCTTCGCCGGGCCGAGCCTGATCACCGGAGGCGGGCCGTGGGGGACCACCATGACGCCGCTGATGGGAGCGATGTCGACCTTCTCGATCGACGACCTCGGGTCGGCGGCCGCCACCTCCACACTGCTGCTGCTCGTCCTGGGGCTGCTCGGCCTCGGCGCGGCCTGGCTGCTGTTGGCCACCCGGGCGAGGATCGAGTTCGAGGGCCGGCGGGACGGTCGGGTACAGCCAGCGGAGACGGCGCCGATGGCCACTGGCTGGACGCGCTACCGGAACCCGGGACTGCTGGTCGTCGCGTTGGTCGTCTTTCTCGGCATCGTCGGCTGGGCGGTCGCGCCGTGGCTGACGAAGGTGTTTCCCGGCGACGGCGTACCCGCTGACCTCGACACCACGCGGCTGTTCACCCATACCTGGCTGCCACCGCTGATCGGCGCACTGGTCTCGGTCGGACTGGCCGCGGTCGCCGGCTTCGGCATCGGGGCACTGCGTCCGTTGGGGCGGTGGAGCGAACTGCTGCTGCTGCCGTTCGCGCCGTGGCTCTTCGTCGGCCTCGGCCCCGTGCTGCTGGACCACAGTCTCCGCGTCACCATGGTGTTCGGCTTCCACCGTGGCCTGCTGGAGGTGATCCCGCTGGCCCCGCTCTCCATTCCGGCACTGTTCGCCTTCACCCTGCTCTTCCGGGGCCAGCATGCGCGGTGGCACGGGGGTGGGATGGGACGCGCCCTGCTGGTACCGGCGCTGCCAATGCTGCTCCTCGCGGTGTTGCTGACCACGTTGCTCGGCGCCCAGCAGACGGGCTGGATCGAGGCGAACACCGGAGTTCCGCAGGACTCGGCGGCGCTGCTGGCCGAGCACGCGGCACGCGAGGACGGTGAGCTGGACACCGGGCTGCTGGGCCTGGTGCTTCCGCTTCCGATCTTCCTGGTGTTCCTGGTGGCGTTCGTCGGGATCCAGCTCGGCTACCTGGACCGGCTCGCCATCCGGGTCGGCCGGCCCACACCGGAGCTGACGCCGCTTCCCGCACTACCTCTCTCCGCCGACCCGGACGTTCCGGATCCGGTGGACTCCGCCGACCTTCCGGCGCTTCCCGATCCGGTGCCCGCGGCGGAGCGGAAGGCATCCGTCGTACCGCCCGGCTAA